Proteins from one Mercurialis annua linkage group LG7, ddMerAnnu1.2, whole genome shotgun sequence genomic window:
- the LOC126656520 gene encoding putative F-box/FBD/LRR-repeat protein At4g03220, whose product METRSTKRIRKLVPEENCDDIDRISDLPDAILHHILLLLPIKSIAKTSSLSKRWRSLWYSFPDLDFTTVNTTTTQTKSSLPIDFVSQVLALRDKHSHLRTLRFFAHLSFSGLNRLIRSAIRNNVQELDVEVATEDYFNFPRWVITSQSLRILNIKSRYPGFRLLPSSVMIDGFQSLQTLSLTLVILYDQPSLVDLFTESSFLRLKKLKLDACFGLKHLKIGCRALEDVAIENCYQLQSLEISCGRLDRLRVASCFDAYQEKSWIKLNAPKLKSVIWDYNAITGSSFIEKLTSLIEASVGFYLVDEDVSVEEHRSVCDLLCGFSNAHTLTLKSQCVEILSNRKHVLHPFKNLKNLELHTAFNKSIVPGLASLFRSSPALHTLILNIINDYKVEKRQWNRDLWDLSSTKEEMYWESQIHSLEPFLSNLKVVKIDGFLECENEVSLAKFLLKHGKYLQEMTLCTAHCHYRDSLRRQKVRSQMMGFSWASSNAKIAFQ is encoded by the exons ATGGAAACAAGATCTACAAAGCGAATTCGGAAGCTCGTCCCGGAAGAAAATTGTGATGATATCGACCGGATCAGTGATCTTCCTGACGCTATTCTCCATCACATCCTGCTACTTCTTCCTATCAAATCCATCGCTAAAACTAGCTCGTTATCGAAACGATGGAGATCGCTTTGGTACTCGTTTCCTGATCTCGACTTTACCACAGTAAACACTACTACTACTCAAACCAAAAGTTCTCTACCCATAGATTTCGTTTCTCAGGTTTTAGCGCTCCGTGATAAGCATTCTCATCTTCGAACTCTTCGATTCTTCGCTCATTTGAGCTTTTCGGGTCTGAACAGATTGATCCGCAGTGCAATTAGAAACAATGTGCAAGAACTTGATGTCGAAGTAGCAACCGAAGATTATTTCAATTTCCCTCGATGGGTGATTACAAGTCAATCCTTACGAATTCTGAATATAAAATCGCGATATCCGGGTTTCAGATTGCTTCCTTCTTCTGTAATGATCGACGGGTTTCAGTCTCTACAAACACTCTCACTCACTCTCGTAATATTATACGATCAGCCCTCACTCGTGGATTTGTTCACAGAATCGTCCTTCCTTCGTCTCAAGAAACTGAAACTCGACGCTTGTTTCGGGTTGAAACATCTCAAGATCGGCTGTCGAGCACTCGAAGATGTAGCTATTGAGAATTGCTATCAGCTTCAAAGTTTAGAGATTTCGTGTGGGAGATTGGATAGACTGAGAGTTGCAAGCTGTTTTGATGCATATCAAGAGAAGAGTTGGATCAAACTGAATGCACCAAAACTTAAGAGTGTGATTTGGGATTATAATGCAATTACTGGTAGCAgttttatagaaaaattgacCTCTTTAATTGAAGCTTCTGTTGGTTTTTATTTGGTTGATGAAGATGTGAGTGTGGAAGAGCATCGGAGTGTCTGTGATCTCTTATGTGGATTCTCTAATGCTCACACTTTGACCCTCAAAAGCCAATGTGTAGAG ATTTTATCCAACAGGAAGCATGTTCTGCATccatttaaaaatctaaaaaatctgGAGTTGCATACTGCTTTCAACAAAAGCATTGTCCCCGGACTGGCCTCTTTGTTCAGAAGCTCTCCTGCATTGCATACACTTATTCTCAACATAATCAACGATTACAAGGTTGAAAAGAGA CAATGGAATAGGGATTTGTGGGATCTGAGTAGCACAAAGGAAGAGATGTATTGGGAATCTCAAATCCATTCATTGGAGCCATTTTTAAGTAATCTGAAGGTAGTCAAAATTGATGGGTTTTTAGAATGTGAGAATGAAGTTAGTTTGGCAAAGTTTTTGCTAAAGCATGGGAAATATTTGCAAGAAATGACTCTTTGCACAGCACATTGCCATTATAGAGATTCACTTCGACGACAAAAAGTTCGCTCTCAAATGATGGGATTTTCTTGGGCTTCTTCTAATGCTAAAATTGCATTtcaatga